One segment of Halorubellus sp. JP-L1 DNA contains the following:
- a CDS encoding helix-turn-helix transcriptional regulator: MTEDAESSSVPAADAFGALASEHRIAVLRTFADAERDGERTLSFTEIYDALDIDSTSQLSYHLDHLEGVFLRRSESGYELNRAGEDVMRAVLAGSFTETPSFEPLALSGECPGCPETAFDATEEDGLLTVRCDGCGMRIVTYDLPPAAVVGRSERAVLEACDRRVRHEYAVAVGGTCANCGGRAVVSVEQRESHGETDPYAVAVCERCNHRVFAPVAAHVLFHPAVVAFYWRHGVDATAIAFWDLPRYIEAWDVDVAEVESNDPPMSADRSPSTEPSVSVTVRYGGESLALSLDADLTVSVVGTDGSGNGG; this comes from the coding sequence ATGACGGAGGACGCCGAGTCGTCGTCGGTGCCGGCAGCGGACGCGTTCGGGGCACTTGCGAGCGAGCACCGCATCGCCGTGCTCCGGACGTTCGCGGACGCCGAACGCGACGGCGAGCGGACGCTGTCGTTCACGGAGATATACGACGCGCTCGACATCGACAGCACGTCCCAGTTGTCGTACCACCTCGATCATCTGGAGGGCGTGTTCCTGCGACGCTCTGAGTCGGGGTACGAGCTGAATCGAGCTGGCGAGGACGTGATGCGTGCGGTCCTGGCGGGATCGTTCACGGAGACGCCGTCGTTCGAGCCGCTCGCGCTGTCGGGGGAGTGTCCGGGCTGTCCGGAGACGGCGTTCGATGCGACGGAGGAGGACGGCCTGTTGACCGTGCGCTGCGACGGCTGCGGGATGCGAATCGTGACGTACGATCTGCCGCCAGCGGCGGTGGTGGGGCGGAGCGAGCGGGCGGTCCTGGAGGCGTGCGATCGGCGCGTTCGCCACGAGTACGCCGTCGCGGTCGGCGGGACGTGTGCGAACTGCGGTGGTCGTGCGGTGGTGTCGGTCGAGCAGCGCGAGTCCCACGGTGAGACCGACCCGTACGCGGTGGCGGTGTGCGAGCGCTGTAACCATCGGGTGTTCGCGCCGGTGGCGGCGCACGTCCTGTTTCATCCAGCGGTCGTCGCCTTCTACTGGCGGCACGGCGTCGACGCGACCGCGATCGCGTTCTGGGACCTGCCGCGGTACATCGAGGCGTGGGACGTCGACGTCGCCGAAGTGGAATCGAACGATCCGCCGATGTCGGCGGACCGGTCGCCTTCGACGGAGCCGTCGGTGTCCGTGACGGTCCGCTACGGTGGCGAGTCGCTGGCGCTTTCACTCGACGCTGACCTGACCGTATCCGTCGTCGGGACGGACGGCTCCGGGAATGGTGGGTAA